The DNA window CACTTTCCGAATAACAATATTGTTTAAGTACATCCATCATAGTGTCTGGGATAGGCGCTTTTTGTGCAGTATTCATGTTAAACATCACCACATTAGCGTAACCCGTTGTACACACAGCTTGCTGTGCTTCGCTGTATGCTTCGTAGCGCATGGTGAATCTATCCTGCTTAATATCCGTAATATACGTCCCAACAATCAGTGTATCGGGAAAGACGACAGGACGTTTATAATGTGCGTGGGTATCGCGAAGAACCGGGCTGGTACTTGGATCCGATAAGATTTCCAGCAAACCCGTTTGTGCCAAAAAGTCGATACGCGCGGTTTCAAAATAGCGAAAATACGACACATTGTTTACATGCCCCAATGCATCCATATCTCCCCACGCGACTTTAATTTTTGTTTTAATCGGAAACTTGTCGAAAAATGCCTGCATTTTACTGCCTTATTGAGCTTAATTTAGCTCGAGGTTAGCAATTTGCTGGTAACCGCACAAGCGTCAACAAGGGATAATCTCTGTAACTACATAACATTGCACAAATCAAAAAATGAGAACAGCAATAGATTACACTTGTAATTTATTCTAAGCATCGCTATTGTAATTTCAAATAAATTACAAACGTAATCATCGTATGAAACACTATGCTCAAACTCTCATAAGCATCACTTTATTTGCGGCGACTTCCCTACCCTCTTTCGCAATTGTGTTGCGACATGACGTTACGCCTGAAAACTACTTAGCAACCGTGAAAGACTTCCCTCCCCTTGCTCAGTTTTATGTTGATGGCGCACATGGGACGCTAATCGCGCCAACTTGGGTCGTCACCGCGGCACATACCACATTTTGCACCGACCCAGGGGTCACTATTTTAGTGGGAGGGAAACACGTAAAAGTGAAACGGCGTTTTGTACATAGGAACTATACGCCTGGTGTAAGTCATGATTTCGCGTTACTTGAGTTAGAACATCCGATTACTCATATCCAACCGGCCGAAATCTATAAAGCATCCGATGAATTAGGACAGGTGATCACTTTCATTGGTATCGGTGGAACTGGCAATGGAATAGATGGCCAAACGATTGATAATGCTAAAAATAAGGGGGTTTTACGCAAAGCAAACAATACCGTAGCAAAAGCGGAGGGCCCGTTGCTGCAGTTTATCTTCAACCAAGGGAACGAAGCGTTACCGCTCGAGGGAATCAGTGGAGGTGGGGACAGTGGAGGTCCTGCATTTTTAAAAAAAGATGAACGTTATTATGTGCTTGGTATCAGTTCAAGGGGAGACATCGACAGCATGCTTGGCAAATACGGAAATCGCGAGTACTACTCTCGTATCTCCTACTTCAAAGACTGGATCCACAATGTCATGTATGGTTCTGAACAACTGCGCGATGCCATCACACTTCCAAAGTTGAAACATTTACTGCCCGGCTTAACAGCAAAGAATTTACCGCAAGTGTGCGCCGAGATTCGTATTGAGCCTGAACAACCTAATTAAAGACAACGTCAAAGTATGTTCAGGCACTTAGCGTTTGTGAATGCGAGGCAAAGTCCAATTCTATTCGTGGGCTTGGACAGACATGTAACAACAAGACCTCATGTATGGAGGTTAGTAGTCCAAATCACGCCTATTCAAGCCCACTTACAACAACCACGTCGGTTCAATAGGAATAAACCGGCTGACACTATTAATCAACGTATTAGAGGTTAACTGCTCGACGCCAATAACCCACGTTTCGACACCATATTTTTGGGCAACTTTTTGCATCAATAAATCAAAGTCACCATCACCTGAAAGCAAGCAAACTACATCAACTTCAGAGGCAAGCTCTAGCACATCGATGGTGATCCCAACATCCCAATCTCCTTTTGCAGAGCCATCCTTTCGCTGAATGAAGGGTTTAAGTTTTACATTAAAACCAATGTGCGAAAGCGCTTTTTGAAACTTATGTTGTGAATCCTCATTCGGCGCAACGGCATACGCATTGGCGACCGCAATGTTTCCTTGCTCCGATAAAAATTGCCAAACATGACGATAATTAAATGGTCGTGAGTAGGTATCTCGTGTGGTGTAATAAATATTTTGCACATCCACAAAAACAGCAATGTTTTTCATAACCTTCTTTGCTTAATTAAATAAAACTTCAGCCAATCCAGTTTGTGCACTCAAGTACGATACAATACTTTAATTACGTGCCAACCAAATTTAGTTTTAACGATTTGCGGAGTAAGTACTTCGCAAGTGAAGCAGACCTTATCGAATTGCGGCACCATGGTACCGCGCTTAAACTCACCTAAATCCCCACCTTTTTTACCAGAAGGACACGTTGAAT is part of the Pseudoalteromonas xiamenensis genome and encodes:
- a CDS encoding acyl-CoA thioesterase — its product is MQAFFDKFPIKTKIKVAWGDMDALGHVNNVSYFRYFETARIDFLAQTGLLEILSDPSTSPVLRDTHAHYKRPVVFPDTLIVGTYITDIKQDRFTMRYEAYSEAQQAVCTTGYANVVMFNMNTAQKAPIPDTMMDVLKQYCYSESEGMVQ
- a CDS encoding trypsin-like serine protease, which codes for MKHYAQTLISITLFAATSLPSFAIVLRHDVTPENYLATVKDFPPLAQFYVDGAHGTLIAPTWVVTAAHTTFCTDPGVTILVGGKHVKVKRRFVHRNYTPGVSHDFALLELEHPITHIQPAEIYKASDELGQVITFIGIGGTGNGIDGQTIDNAKNKGVLRKANNTVAKAEGPLLQFIFNQGNEALPLEGISGGGDSGGPAFLKKDERYYVLGISSRGDIDSMLGKYGNREYYSRISYFKDWIHNVMYGSEQLRDAITLPKLKHLLPGLTAKNLPQVCAEIRIEPEQPN
- a CDS encoding NYN domain-containing protein, whose product is MKNIAVFVDVQNIYYTTRDTYSRPFNYRHVWQFLSEQGNIAVANAYAVAPNEDSQHKFQKALSHIGFNVKLKPFIQRKDGSAKGDWDVGITIDVLELASEVDVVCLLSGDGDFDLLMQKVAQKYGVETWVIGVEQLTSNTLINSVSRFIPIEPTWLL
- the ppiC gene encoding peptidylprolyl isomerase PpiC; amino-acid sequence: MASTAHALHILVKHKEQADDILQQLKKGAKFQTLAKKYSTCPSGKKGGDLGEFKRGTMVPQFDKVCFTCEVLTPQIVKTKFGWHVIKVLYRT